From Saccopteryx leptura isolate mSacLep1 chromosome 3, mSacLep1_pri_phased_curated, whole genome shotgun sequence, one genomic window encodes:
- the CFAP418 gene encoding cilia- and flagella-associated protein 418 isoform X1, with protein sequence MAKELDELLDEVESKFCRLDPESLGLAERPKGCGSGILSNDQNGAKKKESLRSTERFKKEDDLDSLISEIFEEPSSDKKSFKLKSKSSGNTSVRASIQGLGKSCSPVYLGGSTAPCGIGTTTSQRVCDHLRCIACDFWVVSYNDYMWDKSCDYLFFRNNMPEFHKLKTKLVKKKGARAYACQCSWRTVEELTDLQSDHQLRWVCGKH encoded by the exons ATGGCGAAGGAGTTGGATGAGCTTTTGGATGAGGTTGAGTCCAAATTTTGCAGACTAGACCCAGAGAGTCTGGGCTTGGCTGAGCGGCCCAAAGGCTGCGGCAGCGGCATCCTCAGCAACGACCAGAACGGAGCCAAGAAGAAAGAGAGTCTCAG atcaacagaaagatttaaaaaagaagatgatCTTGACAGTCTTATTAGTGAAATATTTGAAGAGCCCAGCTCTGATAAAAAATCCTTT aaattaaaatctAAATCTTCAGGTAACACATCTGTCAGAGCTTCCATTCAAGGCCTTGGTAAAAG CTGCAGCCCTGTGTACCTCGGGGGAAGCACTGCTCCATGTGGTATTGGAACAACCACTTCACAGAG AGTGTGTGACCATCTGCGTTGTATAGCATGTGATTTCTGGGTAGTAAGCTACAATGACTATATGTGGGACAAATCATGCGATTATCTGTTTTTCAG GAACAACATGCCAGAATtccacaaattaaaaacaaagttggtAAAGAAGAAAGGAGCACGAGCATATGCCTGCCAGTGTAGCTGGAGAACTGTTGAAGAACTGACTGACCTTCAGAGTGATCATCAACTGCGTTGGGTTTGTGGTAAACATTAA
- the CFAP418 gene encoding cilia- and flagella-associated protein 418 isoform X2 — MAKELDELLDEVESKFCRLDPESLGLAERPKGCGSGILSNDQNGAKKKESLRSTERFKKEDDLDSLISEIFEEPSSDKKSFKLKSKSSGNTSVRASIQGLGKSCSPVYLGGSTAPCGIGTTTSQRNNMPEFHKLKTKLVKKKGARAYACQCSWRTVEELTDLQSDHQLRWVCGKH; from the exons ATGGCGAAGGAGTTGGATGAGCTTTTGGATGAGGTTGAGTCCAAATTTTGCAGACTAGACCCAGAGAGTCTGGGCTTGGCTGAGCGGCCCAAAGGCTGCGGCAGCGGCATCCTCAGCAACGACCAGAACGGAGCCAAGAAGAAAGAGAGTCTCAG atcaacagaaagatttaaaaaagaagatgatCTTGACAGTCTTATTAGTGAAATATTTGAAGAGCCCAGCTCTGATAAAAAATCCTTT aaattaaaatctAAATCTTCAGGTAACACATCTGTCAGAGCTTCCATTCAAGGCCTTGGTAAAAG CTGCAGCCCTGTGTACCTCGGGGGAAGCACTGCTCCATGTGGTATTGGAACAACCACTTCACAGAG GAACAACATGCCAGAATtccacaaattaaaaacaaagttggtAAAGAAGAAAGGAGCACGAGCATATGCCTGCCAGTGTAGCTGGAGAACTGTTGAAGAACTGACTGACCTTCAGAGTGATCATCAACTGCGTTGGGTTTGTGGTAAACATTAA